In the Sarcophilus harrisii chromosome 3, mSarHar1.11, whole genome shotgun sequence genome, one interval contains:
- the LOC111720017 gene encoding olfactory receptor 51F2-like, producing MSAFFNNTSPTSLTFFLTGVPGLEAAHTWISIPFCCLYIVALSGNGMILFVIVTEPSLHEPMYYFLSMLSSTDLGLCISTLFTVLGIFWFNAREISFNACLAQMFFIHLFTFMESSVLLAMAFDRFVAISNPLRYATILTHSRITQIGAAIVLRGTVILIPLVLLLKRLSFCRSLVLHHSYCFHPDVMKLSCSDTKVNSAFGLTAIISTAGVDSVFILLSYILIICSILSIASPKERKKAFSTCISHVTAVAIFYIPLISLSFVHRFGKRAPPYVPTLIANIYLLIPPAMNPIIYSVKTKQIRKAILKVFHPKGILI from the coding sequence ATGTCAGCTTTCTTTAACAACACTTCACCAACATCTCTGACTTTCTTTCTGACTGGTGTTCCTGGGCTAGAAGCTGCTCATACCTGGATTTCCATTCCTTTTTGCTGTCTCTACATAGTAGCCCTTTCTGGTAATGGTATGATTTTGTTTGTGATTGTTACTGAGCCAAGCCTCCATGAGCCCATGTACTATTTCCTTTCTATGCTCTCTTCCACTGACTTGGGATTATGTATTTCCACTTTGTTTACTGTGTTGGGAATATTCTGGTTCAATGCCAGAGAAATCAGTTTTAATGCCTGTTTGGCTCAGAtgttttttattcatctcttcacATTCATGGAGTCTTCAGTACTCTTGGCCATGGCCTTTGATCGTTTTGTGGCCATCTCTAACCCACTGAGGTATGCCACCATTCTCACACACTCAAGAATAACCCAGATCGGTGCAGCAATTGTTCTCAGAGGCACAGTCATCTTGATACCCCTTGTCTTGCTTCTCAAACGCCTCTCTTTCTGCCGTAGTCTTGTTCTTCACCATTCTTATTGTTTTCATCCTGATGTTATGAAACTCTCATGTTCAGATACCAAAGTCAACAGTGCATTTGGTCTCACTGCAATAATTTCTACTGCTGGAGTGGACTCAGTCTTCATCCTCCTTTCCTATATTCTGATCATCTGCTCTATCCTCAGCATTGCATCACCAAAAGAACGAAAAAAAGCCTTCAGCACTTGTATCTCCCATGTAACTGCTGTAGCTATCTTCTATATTCCTCTGATCAGCCTGTCTTTTGTCCATAGATTTGGAAAACGAGCCCCTCCTTATGTCCCCACCCTCATTGCCAATATTTACCTGCTCATTCCCCCTGCAATGAATCCCATCATTTATAGTGTAAAGACCAAACAAATCCGAAAAGCTATTCTCAAAGTCTTTCATCCCAAGGGAATCCTGATCTGA
- the LOC100922554 gene encoding olfactory receptor 51F2-like: protein MPALPNSTSLPSLTFFLTGVPGLEYAHTWISIPFCCLYITALSGNGMILFVIITESSLHEPMYYFLSMLSTTDLGLCISTLVTMLRIFWFNAGEISFNACLAQMFFIHLFTIMESSVLLAMAFDRFVAISNPLRYATILTNSRIIQIGIAIVTVATAILIPLILLLKRLSFCHSHVLRHSYCFHPDVMKLSCSDTKINSAFGLTATILVAGVDSTLILLSYILIIRSILNIASPEERKKVFSTCISHITAVAIFYIPLVSLSFVHRFGKQAPPYLPTLIANIYLLIPPVMNPILYSVKTKDIRKALLKVLCPKAVRV, encoded by the coding sequence ATGCCAGCTTTACCTAACAGCACATCACTACCATCTTTGACCTTCTTTCTGACCGGTGTTCCTGGACTAGAATATGCTCATACTTGGATCTCTATCCCTTTTTGCTGTCTGTACATAACAGCCCTCTCTGGAAATGGTATGATCCTGTTTGTCATCATCACTGAATCAAGCCTTCATGAGCCCATGTACTATTTCCTCTCTATGCTCTCCACCACTGACCTAGGTTTATGCATTTCCACACTAGTGACTATGCTGCGAATATTCTGGTTCAATGCCGGAGAAATCAGTTTTAATGCTTGCCTAGCTCAGatgttctttattcatttattcactatTATGGAGTCTTCAGTACTCTTAGCCATGGCCTTTGATCGATTTGTGGCCATCTCTAACCCCTTGAGATATGCTACTATCCTCACAAACTCCAGAATCATCCAAATTGGAATTGCAATTGTCACAGTTGCAACAGCAATCTTAATACCTCTTATCCTGCTACTTAAACGCCTCTCTTTCTGTCACAGTCATGTGCTTCGTCATTCTTATTGCTTCCATCCTGATGTGATGAAACTCTCCTGTTCAGATACCAAGATCAATAGTGCATTTGGGTTGACTGCAACAATCTTAGTTGCTGGAGTGGACTCCACATTAATCCTACTCTCCTATATACTGATCATCCGCTCAATCCTGAACATTGCATCCCCAGAGGAACGCAAGAAAGTCTTCAGCACCTGCATCTCCCACATCACTGCTGTTGCTATTTTCTATATTCCGTTGGTCAGCCTGTCTTTTGTCCACAGATTTGGGAAACAAGCTCCTCCCTACCTGCCTACACTCATTGCCAATATTTATCTTCTCATTCCCCCAGTGATGAACCCGATACTTTATAGTGTGAAGACTAAAGATATTCGTAAAGCTTTGCTCAAAGTTCTTTGTCCCAAGGCAGTCCGAGTCTAA